AAGAGGGAACGAACAAGCATTGgcaagagatagagagagagctaGCAGACCGGGTTCCTCCATGGATTTTCAGAAGGAAAAGTTCATCATTTCCGTGGTCAAGCTCTCCATCATGATAGTCTCCAAGACTAGAGCACATGAATTTGTTATCCCTCCCATCTTGTCGTACTTTACACTGCTGAAATTTGGCTTGAAGGGGCAGGGTGAAGAGATTGGAAGGACTGGAAGATTTTCACAGTTGCAAACTTCAATCATATAGCCATCAGGGTCATGGAAGAACACTTGATCAACCTTGATCCCTTCATCCTCCACCACTGCGCTCACGTACTTCATTCCCTTGTCTTCTAATCTCCTCCTCACGAGCTTCACATCAGTGCACTGCATGCATTCAAAATGCCTCCAAGTTAACAACAAAAATGTGTttttgtttgtgtgtgtgtgtgtgtaaggGAAGTAATTGAATGGTTGTTTACATAATAATTTCATTGTTCTTCCTTCTTATTGCAAATTTAGGATGGGAATAAAAAGAGAGAgcgaaaaaaaatgaaaaggaccCTTCATTATAATTTCTTACCTGAAAGGAAATGTGGTTATCTTTTGGATCAATGCGACGCGGTTCAATTGAGGTCTGGTACTCACAATCCATGGCGTCTCTTTCAATGAGATGAATGCCGATACCATAATTGTACAACCTAGACAGCCAATTTACATCATCGACGACGAGTCAATTGTAAATGCGAACTCAGAAAACAAGCATTtaaaggaggaagaaaaaaagaaaaaagttacgAGTAGAATTTAGATTAGAGAGATAGAGATAATTGGTTCTGAATTGCTAACCAAGCTCCAtggaaatcaaaagaagaagggCGTTTGACGAGAACAAAGCCCAATACGTTAACATAGAATCTGACGGAAGCCCAAACAGATTTTACCACCAGTGAAACATGATTCAACGAGAGAAGAGGCAATGCTTGGCTGCTGCATACTTCCTCCTCAATCTCCAAAATTGCCATTCTAGCTTGCTAGCTGCTGTGTTGATTCGCTCGAACTCTTTAGTCTCCCTGTTTTCTTGATCTCCTGCACCTTCTGCTGATAGTGCCCTTTACTTTATATAAGCAGGACATCCAAAATTTTGTACGGGTAAAGGAAACTTCGCGGCAAATTCTGTGACTAATAGGACGAACGTTCATTATTCTTCACGGCTGTTGGACTTGCAGACAAAATTATACAAGTAAGCAGCATCATCAAGTGAATACCACAGTACATGCTTGGGTTTTAACAGGACAGTGAAACCGGTAAAGTTTTCAGCCACGTCGGGCTATAATTCGCACCGAATTCAACGTAACATTTGGCCCCGTCTTCTCCCGAGTTCTAGATTACGCTATTTCAAAGCTTTTTAGTACCAACACATTATGATAATTACTTGGCACTGTACATTATGGCTCCTAACCTGATCAACAGAACAAAAAATGTATGCATCATTTTGATCCCAACAAAGTGGTTCATCGCAGCAAACTAAGCCCGGTGGAAATGTTATGGGAGATTTAAAATCAAATTCGCAGGCTGTGCATCGTCTCTGAAGCTGACCACCCGAATTTTTCTAATTCCAGTGATCATTTCCAACAACTGTTTTTCGCAAGGAATGCAGTGTAATATTGTCCAGTCAGTGGATTCAGGTCATAGTTCATGATACTAAGTTTAGGGAAAACAGAAAAGTTGCCTTGACGCTGGCTAGGAGCTCCAGGAATGGATGGTGTTTGTGAACAAAATAGATAAGATTGTAACATCGCTTGCTAGCCAGTGTAGCAGTGACCACGTTCTGAAGGCTGAAGAAACTTCTTAGATGTTTACTTCTTGTCCTCTTCACTCCCCCCAAAGCTGAAGTCACGGCTCTTCAATGGTTTTATCTTAATCTGTACGTTAAGAGAGTCTATCAGTGCCTGTGTTTAAGTAGCTATTCTGATGATTTAACTGTGATCCTGAGAGTCGATGAAATGTAGGAGGACCACTGAATAATGGCGAGTCCAGAActtaaaaacaaacaaaattattcTATACTCGAATTGAGATATTTTTATTCTCTAAGAATTCATGCGTGTTTGGTTCGATGACTAATGAAGCCAAACTTAACCAAATTTAAATGGTATTTTTGTATTTGATGAACTTTCAAATTCGGCTCTATTAGCAGAAGAGTGAGATTTATATGTAAAAAATTTAAGCTATTCGACCTCGACTCGACTGCGACTAAATAAAACTTcgttcgaactcgactcgagaagtaaataaaatcaagtttgaataaaatttcaaattagtcaaaataataaaacaagCTTTGAGTACAAGGATGCTTGATTTGTTTACAAACAATCGTTTGTACTCCTGCGCAAGTCCATACCAATACTGCTTTAAGACGAAATTGCCAAAATTACTATACGTCTAAAAGCAAGATTTATTGCAGCATGAAATGAAGGTCGCTTGTCACATTTAGCCCATTTTGCATCATCGAAATACACTTACGTATCATCTTTTCCCTTCTCTTTATATCTTCATGACCGAGAaaagaatcaaaagaagaatcCTAGGCGCATATCTGACAAATCTTGACCATCGAATGCAGAAAGCagaatatataaaaaaaaaaatacaaaacaaaacaagcagcaACCAAGAAATTGAAATGAATTAGTTTCTGAAGAATTATTGCAGTTAGCTGATCCAAACATCAGACGCATACATCCCTTGGAAGAATGTGACCAGCGAAAGGGCTTACGAGTAACGGGCCTGAGGGGTCGGtccaaaaagaaaagcaatTAGACTTTTTTTATTGGGCAATCAAGCTAAGAAGCAGTGCTTCACTCGACAAACAAACAGAGTAGATCGCAAGCGACCGATGAAAAGGGGAAGTCGGGGGGCTTTAGCGAAGTTTCCAGCTGAAAGCATTTTGATTAGGTTGACTAATTAAATTAATCATTGTGGGGGAGTGCTGAGTAGACATCAGGCAACCCCCAATTAGTCAACTACACCAACAGATTTAGTACAAAATAGGTTATCAAGGAGGTTATTATGTGCCTTCACCTGTTAGTTACTAACGTGCAAGACACTACTAAGCCACGATTAACGACATTAACCGCACCAAACTTTCTTTAGCAACCAAAAAACCTAGAGTCCGTGCACCACTACTTTAATAAAATCCTCGGAGCTTTGAAGACTCAAAACTCTCGCAAGTTCGATCGATCAACAGAAGGTTACCAACAATAATATTGATGCTTCTCCATTGTCACGAACGAATTATTAATATCTGTTTCGAACTGAATCGCTACTTGAAGATtcaaactatatatatatacatattgttGAGTTTGCGATTGCCTTcttcttttcaagaaataagTACCGTAATAGTGTACTTTGTAGTTGTAGAGGGTTAGTAATTAGCCCTCAACTATTGGACCTAATCAATCAATTAATGAATTAATTAAAAGCATCGCAAAGTGGGGCAAGATTAGCTCAGAAACTTGAAACGGGGTCCACGGTACAGGACTTCCTTGATGGAAGTAGCAGTAGGAGGAACGTTTTGGACCACAGGCACAGGTAACCCGTGCTACAAATTAGGCCCTTTGCTGTATGTAACTGGACCTGACTGCGTGTACGTGTAGAAATATCTTTATCATATGGCCAGAtaataaagaaaaaacaaaaaagaaaaagttattaTTAATTATCACCAGTCGAGTCACGGTCTGAACAACCCTACTTTCATTTATTGGTTGGTTGTAAATTGTAATGGAGGAGGCGCCCTTCTTGTGCGGGAGTGGGACTTGTTTGCTTTCATGGGCCAAACACAAGACGGACCTTGCTGATACTTCCAATTGAACTGAACATGCTAACAGACTAGTAGCGAAGTTTCATccttattctttcttttttttttaattcaatttcgATTTCTGAATTACGAACCAAACAATTAGTATATGTTATCATGCTTGCTATTGTTCCTTTGGTGAACTTCATTAATCAAAAAAGAAGAATCATCATTTCAAGATAGAAGAGGACCACTGTTGATAATTACGGCTTTGTGACTTTCATCCCAAAAAAATCAAAGGCATTCATTCGGGCTCGCGGGGATGTGGTTCAAACTTTCGAAACTTTTAGAATGctgataaaaaataataataattgaagGAGGTGAAATCAGAAGCTGAGCTCGTTTGCATTGAatgtttttatagaaaaatttattataaCGAATAAACTGTGTATATAAGATGAAAGGatggtttaaaaaatatattatgagtatagtttttcaaaaaaaaaattaatttgaagcctcacaatccaaacaaaaactGTGGacgtgtttggattgtaatttttttttaaaaaaaaattattacgtTTTTCGTggacatatttttcaatcacttttttatatttCATCTAtgaaatcgttacagtaatttttctaaaaaaaaaaaaaaaaattcacaaaaatgcaatctagaCGAAGCCCAAACTTCCAACAATGTCAATGGTCGCTTAGATTGATCGTAACCAGTAACCTAAAAATCACTCTAAAGATTTTAGTATGTAGGACAGGTCCGAAATTGTGGGTTTCTGACGATCACATATTATCAGCATGATCAATGATGACTTTGGTCCCACAAATTCTaagaatattttatttattgttgCTTCGAAAAGGTTTGATCCTTGTGCACAAAGCCACTCTATGCCAAATTGTTTGTAATACTACATTCATATTCGGCAGTCCTTAGTCAATTGTGCCCCCCCGTTCTCCAACGCCtcacttcttttgttctctaaggTCATGCTTTGATTGCTTGttttcgtcggaaaatattgtcgtttttcgtgatcacgTTTTTCTAtcaccttttttcctcacatatatcaaatcgctacaataatttttccatgaaaaatgacggaaaatgcaatccaaacacaatctAAATCTTCGGTCGACTTATTAGATTTCTGGGACCTTCCTAGCTTCAAATTCGATTGGtaagtattaaaaaaaaatttttgaacgtTAAATTGGtcaattaatttttatttctatGGTACACATGGCCCGTGACTGCCAATTCGACTCCCTCCCCCAGCTTTTGAGAAGTATACATCACAGGCCAAAAATGTCAAAGTCCATTAATTTACTTTTAGAACtgcttccccttcaaaattgtCGCAACCATCTGCTTGGACAATTAATACTCCACAGTTTTTTCAAACAGTCCTCTCAAAGAGGGTGGCTGTATAGACTAATTAACACAACCGACTAAAAGTGCAtctgataaaattaaaatttgaaatataaaatctgaatctgttaAATTACTGGATTATTATAAGCAATTTATCGTTCATTGCTTTGAGTAAGATTTGCctaaacaactcaaaaccacttaattaattaaaatattctattttttattatcaaatgtGTTTGTCTGCCTCAACCCATTAAACTTAAACGTTGAATTGAACTATTAAATAGACCCTAAGCaagaagaatatatatatatatatatataaaagaggAGTCGCACAAAATCAATGCTTACTACAGACATAAAGGATTACAGGGAAATGTTGAAACCAATAGAGACTActgattaataaaataatttggcTCATGGCTCCAATTCTGTATGACACCTAATtctgtttgataattcaatttaacactcaaatttattaaattcaAATATTTAACATGTTCAACTGTGTTTGATAACTAATAATTAAACATTTGAATTGATTAAGTTGCACCGAATTTTCTACACAAAAATTACTCtaaaaaataagtaataaattatttacaacttatcacttaatgcgacatacaaaaaaaaatattaaatttaatatttaataatttaataatttcaaAGTTTGAATCCCTATTTATAGTCCAACTAAGGGATTTAAGTCCCTTCCGTAGTGGCCAATGAGCTTTCAATAAATGTATACTCGCTCCTAGTCATAGACGTGTCTCGGCAATTTTTGCTCCCAACTCTCAATTCCTCAATCCCTTGAATCTATCCCAATTGTACAAATGCCTTATCATCAGGCCGTGATCCCATTTTCTCACACAATTAATGGCATCATTTTCTCCTTTGCATGCAATAGGAATCTAAAGGCTTCACCTAACTGAATAAGGCTGACAGGTAATGGCGGAATGCGGCATACACAGTTTCTCTGTCTCTCTGTACTGCAACACTCATTTCCTCGTGACACATGCACTGTGATGAATACAATCTTTCTCGTGTGGATGGATGGGCCTTCGCTTGGATGGAGAAAAGGGCGTCGCTCTTTCCAAGCACATGGCCTGTAATGTTACTAGTAATTTTTTTGAGTCAAAGCGGGCCCCGCACCAACTCCCTTGATAGTACCTTTCAGTTTCAGCAGCTTTTTGCTTTGCATGCCATAGCTTTGGCCTTCTTCTCCACAAAAAATATTCAGTGGTCAGTTGGTCGCCATTGGACGCGGGGCTGGAGCGGTTGTCAGAACAATCGCTTCGGAAGATGTAACATTATTTGTATATGATGTAATATCATCTGTATAAGGTGTAATAATAGAACAACAGCGAGTAACATTAAAACAACATTTTTGTAAGTTTCACGTgacgtgaaaatcgagttacaagaCGTGATCTGAACCGCACAAAATTTTAAGGTCTCATCCAAACTGTAAACTGCCTGAGACAACCGTCCAAGCCCCTCGTCCCCATTAGACTTAGAGCTTACAATTTTGGCAGAAGCTTAACATAATCAGTAGAGCAATCACAAAATCAGTAGAGCAATTCCACATTGTTGATGTTAATTAATTAAGAACAATCATGGTCCGGAATATTGGAGAAATAATACAGTACTCCAGCATCTATTATGAAGTGGAATAATGATTAAGGAGGAGGAATTTCGACTCCattctcttaattttttttaatattaattgCCTATTCTCAAATTGAATTGTTCTCCACTCtgccgtaaaaaaaaaaaaagaaaaaatctttcCACTTGAAAGGTTCTAGGTTCAAATTCTCTCTCGATTTCTTGAGTTTCATCTATTTTCTATTTGGAAAAAGATTTTTACTATGAAATAATATAATGatagaggttttttttttattttttttatagtttaGGTTGTTTTCTTCTCTGGAACGGTATATCCTTCGCATAGAAAATGCAGTGATAATATGCTGACGGAAGATCTTCGTTAAGAAATTCTTTGCCTAGTTTACCTGCCACCACTTAACTTTCATTGATGTAATCATCGACTACAAATTATGTGCCACCACTTAACTTAACCCACTATTTTAGGTACAGGGGCCTGTGCAGTCATTCATTCGTTTCTCCGGTTGGAACTTCAAAGACGTCATGTGCAGTGGACCAATATACGTACTCCACTCCATGGGAGAAAACCACTAAAGGCTGCCACATATATCGGTAATTTGGTGGGAAGGCAAGAGTTAAACTCTTGATCTCTTCGCACCATCAAGACTTAAGTGCTTGGCAGTGACCACTAGCTCAATGACATTTGTACCAACTTGGAGTTTAAAAGTAGGGATGCGTAAAATTATTCGCTAATCCGAAAATCCATCATATTCGATTCGATTCGAAAATTAGAATattcaatttatattatttgatCGGGTTAAAATAGGGTCACCCATTAAGATTCAGGGCGAAttagggtcacataattaaaaattcgCAAGTATCCGACCCGTcctgcatatatatattttatattttatttttatacacatactataaaataataatttagagttaaataaataatttcattgaacaaattgtattacaaatatgagaaattataacttttttcctttatcttgtATTCTCTTTGCATGCTTGTTTCTTGATAGGAAActttttttgagaaaagaatttttattaaatcttagatgaatgtataaaatataaaattaaattaatataaattatttttaaaaaaaaattaaatgataaatgagGTGTGACAGGTACTCGTTGATCCGACCCTATTTTAGCGGATATCCTGTAATCGGATATTTGCTGATATGCGGGGCTAGTAAGGATTAGAAAATGGCTGAATCGCAAGGTGCGGGTCGGATCAACCAAATGGTGGATGGGACAGGTACCCGACCCGCATCAACCCCTATTTATAAGAGAGCTTAacttaaaaaagagaaaagaaaaagggtaataGCTCTCTTTTGTGTTATTTAATGATTCTTTGCGCATGGTGTGAGAACAATTTtcggagggaaaaaaaaaagtagtgaaATGTCAGTGTGTTTATCTTCCTTAAAAAGTATAATAAGGACTACTACCAATGCGTTTATCCCTTCTGGCTAGAAATAAACAGCATGACCttgaagtttcttatcttttgtgGAACTTTTGATTTGAGAAATTGATGCTTCGAAAGGCAACCCTAGTGCTatcatgttttccttttcttttgacaacCCAATACGAAAGCTTTTCACGTGTAATCAATAAATATCAGAGTTGCTAGtatgaaataaaaaggaaacCACGGTGAAGAAGCACGGAACTTCTCTGAGGAGAGGCTCAAGTGGTACCAGGACTTCAACCCCAAGACCCTTATACACAAGGACCAGGGTTCGAATCCTGGGGAGGCCCCCCTCCACACACCTGATGCTGGGGGCGGACAAAACACACAATTGGCCTCCACGGGGGAAGCTCTGGGCTTCTTCACACGGCAAAGTCATAATTTGACTCAATTAAGGTGCAAGTGAATAAATTTGGATGCTCCGATCCATATAAAGTAAATATGACTACAAGGGCATCAAAACGATTAGGAAAAGTTTATGCTACGAGTCATAGCTAGAAGGACATGGTGTCCATAACTCACCAAGGTTGGATCGCATACATTTTTGATCTAGAAGAATATACTACTATAACTTACAAGCTCACACTTACGGTCAAGAAAAACACATTACAAGACTAGACTATCCACCTATATACTACGTGCCATTTCACCCAATTATTGCAACCCTTCATTGCCAATTAATCAATCAGTAACCATATAATTATGTGCAATAATGAGAGGAAAAGATCAAAGCACGAATGACAAAATAACCAATTTCGTTTGGGTATAACTATCAACTGGTGACAAAAATGACATGCACTGGAGTCGAGGCTCTCCTATCTTTCGTAAATTTGCTTAACCATTTGTTGGATCTGGTTGTTAGATTGCAAATGGCTCTGACAAAAATGTTAAGCCTGTAGAAAACTATGGTGCCTGCTGATGCCTCTTGCTCATCAACCGgacactgaaaaaaaaaaaaaaaaaaaaaaaaacgaccCAACACCTTCCCTCCACCTTGTGATTCCTCCAAATACTACATAATCCTACAATTTTGATTCACAGCTCTCTGTTTTTTCTGTCTCTTATCTTATTCTCTCTCCTCATGCtacattaccgcaaaaggagcAGAAGAAACAGAGAGTTTATGAACAGGAGATGGTGAAATACTAGAATACAAAAATCCTGGAAAACCATCACTGTCATTCTCCAACATTCTTGAAAATGACCCTG
The genomic region above belongs to Coffea arabica cultivar ET-39 chromosome 7c, Coffea Arabica ET-39 HiFi, whole genome shotgun sequence and contains:
- the LOC140010737 gene encoding glyoxylase I 4-like, whose protein sequence is MAILEIEEEVCSSQALPLLSLNHVSLVVKSVWASVRFYVNVLGFVLVKRPSSFDFHGAWLYNYGIGIHLIERDAMDCEYQTSIEPRRIDPKDNHISFQCTDVKLVRRRLEDKGMKYVSAVVEDEGIKVDQVFFHDPDGYMIEVCNCENLPVLPISSPCPFKPNFSSVKYDKMGGITNSCALVLETIMMESLTTEMMNFSF